The stretch of DNA ttatgtagaaaaaggacctcgaagttgcagatcctccccgccaccgtgtttggattaaatctcgcaccaagagtagaaaacttgtcactgattacgacaaggaaattgccgagaagatagtaagtatatattaatccttaattgagttctactcatgagttagtgtatataattcatatactaattgcttgaatatatgcgtgcattaggctcaattagaggagaagcttagtcagggacaaattcaggtccagggccaaaacgatatcctcacgcaggcgctcgggacaccagagcatcctggacgtgtcagggctgctgggtatgctattacttcaaatgttatttatttagttacacaaatgaaatcgttgctaatttgcattttatgatttgtaggttcctgaccagggcatctcaactgttcggcaggaagaaaagggaagtgtctgatgttgtggctcggcaagcgaaggagattgaaaaattaaaagccgaagtccaatcccttaagcgAGCGAGAGgaacgctgccgaacaagaggaagaaggagaggtggctggtgaggcgtatgttccacaaccatacgctcctcaggatgaggtacaaccacaaatttatgctgaggagttcatttccctcaacgaccaaggtatcctataCAATTTTGAGGACCATGCGGCCATTAATCAGACAGTaatctctgctctgacaacatcgacaatattgtggcccgagggtatttgtacgagcatgtgggtacgatcaaagttcactgccaggattacgatgattcacatgctcggatcatggttacggaaatcctgcaagaggacgctgaaatcccagtcccaattgaagagtgcagatatgttagggacgtgtaccagatgttccttccttggcctaaacacttaattttaacaaccgaggtaacttctcaactgaaattaattattaatgattagtggagtttgaatatcttcaatattcatccgtagtgaagtaggttctgcgaatatatgtgctgcggtgggatggatgaacaaactactgttatatatgtgttatttgtcgttatacagccatgttcaaaatttttggggtcattcaattacaaccgttatgctgtcgaaatttcggtagaatttagataaaatttgatatatatatatatatattatgttctgttttgtttagggtccactcgctcaaccgccctcaagacgtgatgcgtcaaaggggaaagctccgatgctttctccacaaggccgtggtgcacgggaagatgacttgttcacggaagagaagatggcgttgatccctaattcgctaaaatggatgattcatgaattcctaaggctcaaagataaacgtgatataatcacaattcctgtCCCCCGAGCATTtattgcaccgcgtacccagatcacgttatctggagaggatttgcagcaggttgctacgtgtgactacatcggcaaccagggaatgctgtttggaatgatgtatactcttctttaatctaattaaccttatatcaaattatagttaaattattataaggcactaacactttttttggcaggcacatatgggagagcatcaacggtctgagaaaaattttcaagttttacgacccagagcttctcacagtgcatgggatcaacgatgaagaacagagtcagtcttttgacaatgcggcaagacgattggctaattggttatcattaatgaacaacaaccaccaaatgttctttattccttggaatatcgggtaaactttattaaattctttagtgctaattgttcatttctatattatgtcttcaaattatttttatactatcttacttatattccaatataattttctaggatgcattggacgctagtggtggttgcgccaaggaaaattatccatttaaaccctgtaaaaggccgcccaattcccgaagaaatagaacaaatgatcggaaggtaataatttaatgacttcttatgtaacgaatttaaattaactaacgaattgatgctaatataattttcctaaacagggcattcatgtatataggggacgcacatcagtatcttggcccgtggcaaggaatttcacaagcaaactgtccaagacaacctaaaagccaagaatgcggtttttatgttttgaaatatatcactgacatcgtcgcacgtgccaaccccaaccgttacatacaagatcaaaaagctgtaaattttaattattgatcatagtatataaattttataataacaaatatataatatacatatacataaactaatataaatttttaatttttttaacagtttggtggtaagaagcaatacgatccaaaaacagaattgttaccactacagcgaaagtggatcgaacaattgatggcggtgattcacggtgacgattgaggttcaaaggacgaagaatttttcttcattatgttatttttatagattaacttgtaattagatttattaacttattaatatttttaactaattttacatgtttgtgcaatatttaattacttttatgaaatcaaattatgtttttacccaaatttaattactatttaatttaaaatgtaattaatatataattaaattaaataaatatgtaattaatatataattaaattaaataaatatgtaatttaaaatttaaataaatatgtaatttaaattaaataaaataatatataaattaataaatataaaattaaaataatataatataattaaattaaaaaaaatgaaaaaaactgaaatctgaggagttttggcgtcggttgctacgccacatatggcgtcggttattgcctaggaaccgacgccatatatacccctatggcgtcggttcctagctaataaccgacgccataggggtatatatggcgtcggttcatataaaccctttagcgtcgccctgatcagcgtcggtagcgaatttcgcgaaaaccgacgctgaaagggcttaaaaaccgcctctaaagggtgtttttgtagtagtgtctgCCTCTTAACTCAAGGGCTCTGGATAAAGGTTGGCCCAGTCTGCTAGCTAAATTTGGCCCTTTTTGATGGCTTTTCGTGCTTCATAGCAACAATCTCCACAATAACCTCTTTGAGATCTCGAGAGTCACTATGAATGGAGTCTTTAATAGGGTCCATGACGTGAAAGGCATCAATACTTTGGTGAGAAGCAAGCAAAGCAACTTGCCCATGGTTGCCCAAGGCAACTTTtatcttcttactgggcgttaacTCACGGGCATTCTGTGTGCCGGTAATGACAAAACTAAACAGTGAGGATGGCGAACTTGaggcatggattacatgttaggggattgtcacgatgttttggtttaaaaatatttcattaaagattatgattcaaataatttttgtaaagctttatattttaaggttatgaataaataaatattttgttttaaaaataatgagatctcatgcttagttatttttcattaaagaagttttttattgtctttatcttaaatggttttaaacggactagctactgtaacgtctcgggaaatcggggcgttacaggTCATGCCACCTCTGAAGGTTGGTCATGCCACCTCTAAAGGTTGGCCATGCTAGGTTGGTTGTGCCACCTTTGAAGGTTGGTCATGCCACTTCCAAAGATTGGCAATACCAGGTTGGTCATGCCACCTCCGAAGGTTGGTCATATTGGTCATAATTGTCATGTTAGTCAGGCATCTACGTATATGTGTGTACTGTAATGAGTTGGTCCCATAagctatatattaaattaataacttaattaaatttagCTATCTAATtaaacaatttaattaaatttttcgcTCATGATCAAGGTATACTCGATGGTCACTCATTGAAAGAGTGCCTTACAACCTTTTcttcataaatatatttgaatattctttttttcaaaatcagAGTATAACAATAGGTAAGGAATTGAACATGAAAATTGCATTAAATCATCAATCGTGAGTAAATTAGGATAGCATTTATTTGGTACTCCTACAAATAGGAATAAGTGAGATAACACTTCAGTGGCAAGATTTCAGGAGGTGAAGAAGttattgttttaaatttttgatcaACGAGAAATCAATTTTGAGGCAGCGTTTGAAGCAACTTTGGCTTAATGTGGGTGATGAAAACAATAAGTTTTTTCACGCTACTAGTACTGGGTCTCAAAATCGTACAAACCATATTCATAAACTTCAAAATTAGAGGGGTGAGTACGTGGGTTGATTGGGAAAGTTGTTTATTAGATCTTATTACTATTTATTTCCAAGAGTTATTTAGGTCTTCTCATTCCAATTGGGCAGAAGTGATCAATTGTATCCCTTGTTCTATCACGATTGTCCAAAATATGGAACTTCTTAAACCAGTCTTGGAGAAAGAGGTCAAGGATGCTTTGTTTTAGATGCATCCAAATAAGTCTCCGAGCCTAGATGGTATGGCACCACCATTCTATCAGAAAAATTGGGCGGTTGTTGGTAGTGATGTAGTGAGTTTGGTTCGACAGTTTTTTGCTCGTGGTGTTTTAAAAGATGGCTTGAACAACACAAATATAGTCCATATTCCGAAGAAGAAGAGTCATGTTTCTCTTAGAGACTTACGTCCTATCTCTCTTTGTAATGTTTTGATGAAAATAGTTACAAAGGTTTTAGTAAATAGGATGAAAGGTTTTTTTGGAAACTGTGGTGGCTGATACTCAGAGTGCATTTATACCAGGCCACCTTATCTAAGATAATGTCATGGTCCTTTATGAAGTTATGCATTATTTGAAAAGGAAGCGTTGAGGAAATGGTGGAAATATGGCCCTTAAGATCAATATGAGTCAGGCTTATGATAGAATTGAGTGGGCTTATCTTGAGGCTATTTTGAGGAAAATGTGATTTCTTGAGTGGTGGATTCACTTAGTTATGGTTTGTGTTTCTACTTTGTCTTATCATGTCATTCATGATGGGCATGAAGATGGATCCAATTATACAATGTGGTGGCATTTGGCAAGGGGACCCTTTcgtcactactacaaaagtgAGTTTTACTGACACTCTTAAGTGACACGCACAAAAGTGTGGGTCACTAAAAATTTAAGGGTGAGTTTTAGTGACACGCACAAAATGACTACAAATTCAGTGTTAGTGTCCCGTAATGCATGTCACCAAAGATATGAGGTGTCACTAAAGAGTAACtccaataatttatattatttttttttaaaaaaaaaaatattggctTACAGTAACACGCCAAACGCGATTGGATAAACATACCCCAACACACTTGACTCGTCactatatatatcatgtattaAGAAAATCTTAAGTGGCTAAGTATACACTACTTAATAAAAAaacatttataattaatatattatttttatttaaaaatgaatgtctgtttaaaaaaatagtgatACACACGTATACACTAATTATTAATAACACACCAACAC from Cannabis sativa cultivar Pink pepper isolate KNU-18-1 chromosome 2, ASM2916894v1, whole genome shotgun sequence encodes:
- the LOC133033902 gene encoding uncharacterized protein LOC133033902; this encodes MHWTLVVVAPRKIIHLNPVKGRPIPEEIEQMIGRAFMYIGDAHQYLGPWQGISQANCPRQPKSQECGFYVLKYITDIVARANPNRYIQDQKAFGGKKQYDPKTELLPLQRKWIEQLMAVIHGDD
- the LOC133034048 gene encoding uncharacterized protein LOC133034048; its protein translation is MVNVREAVKKDLEVADPPRHRVWIKSRTKSRKLVTDYDKEIAEKIAQLEEKLSQGQIQVQGQNDILTQALGTPEHPGRVRAAGFLTRASQLFGRKKREVSDVVARQAKEIEKLKAEVSYTILRTMRPLIRQ
- the LOC133033900 gene encoding uncharacterized protein LOC133033900 encodes the protein MLSPQGRGAREDDLFTEEKMALIPNSLKWMIHEFLRLKDKRDIITIPVPRAFIAPRTQITLSGEDLQQVATCDYIGNQGMLFGMMHIWESINGLRKIFKFYDPELLTVHGINDEEQSQSFDNAARRLANWLSLMNNNHQMFFIPWNIG